From one [Ruminococcus] lactaris ATCC 29176 genomic stretch:
- a CDS encoding branched-chain amino acid ABC transporter permease — MLKKMNKTTKNNLITYAMVILAFVIMQILISAGSISSLLQGLMVPLCTYIILAVSLNLVVGILGELSLGHAGFMCVGAFTSAFFSKCTRDVIASDGLRFFLALLIGIVTAAIFGMLIGIPVLRLKGDYLAIVTLAFGEIIKNMVNVLYIGKDSKGFHVTTKDVMALNMDADGTVILNGPQGITGTPKNSTFVIGFILILLTLFIVQNLINSRDGRAIMAIRDNRIAAESIGINITKYKLMAFTISAAMAGAAGVLYAHNISTLTANTNNFGYNMSITILVFVVLGGIGNIRGSIIAAVILTLLPELLRGMKDYRMLIYAIVLIVMMLFNWSPKAIEWREKLNDWRKKHFSFGKKAKEVE, encoded by the coding sequence ATGTTAAAAAAGATGAATAAGACGACAAAAAATAACCTGATCACGTACGCTATGGTGATCCTCGCATTTGTGATCATGCAGATATTGATCAGTGCAGGAAGTATTTCGAGCCTTCTTCAGGGGCTGATGGTACCGTTATGCACCTATATTATTCTTGCAGTTTCACTGAACCTGGTTGTTGGTATCCTGGGAGAGCTGAGTCTTGGTCATGCAGGTTTTATGTGCGTTGGTGCATTTACAAGTGCCTTCTTTTCAAAATGTACAAGAGATGTGATCGCTTCAGATGGTCTGCGGTTTTTTCTGGCACTTCTGATCGGAATCGTGACAGCAGCGATTTTCGGTATGCTGATCGGAATCCCGGTACTGAGACTGAAAGGTGATTACCTTGCCATTGTAACGCTGGCATTTGGTGAGATTATCAAAAATATGGTGAATGTACTTTATATCGGAAAAGATTCCAAGGGGTTCCATGTGACGACAAAGGATGTTATGGCATTGAATATGGATGCTGATGGAACGGTGATCCTGAACGGACCACAGGGAATTACGGGAACACCGAAGAACTCTACATTTGTGATCGGCTTTATCCTGATCCTGCTGACATTGTTTATCGTGCAGAACCTGATCAATTCAAGAGATGGACGTGCGATCATGGCGATTCGTGATAACCGTATTGCGGCAGAATCAATCGGAATCAACATTACGAAATATAAGCTGATGGCATTTACCATCTCTGCGGCAATGGCAGGGGCAGCAGGTGTCCTGTATGCACATAATATATCTACGCTGACAGCGAATACGAACAACTTTGGATACAATATGTCCATTACAATCCTGGTATTTGTAGTACTTGGCGGAATCGGAAATATCCGCGGCTCAATCATTGCGGCAGTGATCCTGACGCTTCTGCCGGAGCTTCTCCGTGGAATGAAGGACTACCGTATGCTGATCTATGCGATCGTGCTGATCGTCATGATGCTCTTTAACTGGTCTCCAAAAGCGATTGAGTGGAGAGAAAAACTCAATGACTGGAGAAAGAAGCATTTTAGTTTCGGGAAAAAAGCAAAGGAGGTTGAATAA
- a CDS encoding ABC transporter ATP-binding protein, which produces MSILLDVKNLGISFGGLRAVNEFDLTIQKEQLYGLIGPNGAGKTTVFNLLTGVYKPDAGKVILDGKDITGERNIEISKAGIARTFQNIRLFKQLSVLDNVKAGLHNHHPYSTLSGILRLPSYRKVEKEMDDRAMELLKVFDLEKYADHQAANLPYGQQRKLEIARALATDPKLLLLDEPAAGMNPNETGELMDMIRFVRDEFHMTILLIEHDMKLVSGICEELTVLNFGEVLAQGKTSDVLNDPKVITAYLGE; this is translated from the coding sequence ATGAGTATCTTGTTGGATGTAAAAAATCTGGGAATCTCTTTCGGTGGTCTCCGTGCTGTAAATGAATTTGATCTTACGATTCAGAAAGAACAGCTTTATGGTCTGATCGGACCAAATGGTGCAGGAAAGACGACCGTATTTAACCTTCTGACCGGAGTTTATAAGCCGGATGCAGGAAAGGTGATACTTGACGGAAAAGATATTACCGGTGAACGGAATATTGAGATCAGTAAAGCAGGGATTGCGAGAACGTTTCAGAATATCCGTCTTTTCAAGCAACTGAGTGTCCTGGACAATGTAAAAGCAGGACTGCATAATCATCATCCGTATTCGACTCTGAGTGGAATCTTACGTCTTCCGAGTTACAGGAAGGTGGAAAAAGAGATGGACGACAGAGCTATGGAACTGTTGAAAGTATTTGATCTTGAAAAATATGCAGATCATCAGGCTGCCAATCTTCCGTATGGACAGCAGAGAAAGCTTGAGATCGCAAGAGCCCTCGCTACAGACCCGAAGCTGTTGCTTCTGGATGAGCCGGCAGCAGGTATGAACCCGAATGAGACCGGAGAACTGATGGATATGATCCGTTTCGTCAGAGATGAATTTCATATGACGATTTTGCTGATCGAGCATGATATGAAACTTGTAAGCGGAATCTGCGAGGAACTGACAGTTCTTAATTTCGGTGAAGTTCTTGCACAGGGAAAGACGAGTGATGTACTCAATGACCCGAAAGTCATTACGGCATATCTTGGAGAGTAA
- a CDS encoding ABC transporter ATP-binding protein, which yields MAMLEVRDLQVYYGMIHAIKGISFDVNQGEVIALIGANGAGKTTTLHTITGLLAPKSGSVLFEGKDITKVPAHKIVSMGMAHVPEGRRVFAELSVYENLKMGAYTRKDKKEIEESLANVYKRFPRLEERKNQMAGTLSGGEQQMLAMGRALMSKPKIILMDEPSMGLSPIFVNEIFDIIRAVSESGTTVLLVEQNAKKALSISDRAYVLETGTITMSGKAKDLLEDEAVKKAYLGE from the coding sequence ATGGCAATGCTTGAAGTCAGAGACTTACAGGTATATTATGGAATGATCCATGCGATCAAAGGCATCTCCTTCGACGTAAATCAGGGGGAAGTTATTGCTCTGATCGGAGCAAATGGTGCAGGAAAGACGACAACTCTGCATACGATCACAGGACTGCTTGCACCAAAGTCAGGATCGGTTTTATTTGAAGGAAAAGATATCACGAAAGTACCTGCTCATAAGATCGTATCCATGGGAATGGCACATGTCCCTGAAGGAAGACGTGTTTTCGCGGAGTTAAGTGTATATGAGAACCTGAAAATGGGAGCATATACAAGGAAAGATAAGAAAGAGATTGAAGAAAGTCTTGCAAATGTATACAAAAGATTCCCGCGTCTGGAAGAACGGAAAAACCAGATGGCAGGAACTCTGAGTGGTGGAGAACAGCAGATGCTTGCAATGGGGCGTGCATTGATGTCAAAGCCGAAGATCATCCTGATGGATGAACCGTCCATGGGACTTTCACCGATCTTTGTAAATGAAATCTTTGATATTATCCGTGCGGTAAGTGAGAGTGGAACAACGGTTCTTCTGGTAGAGCAGAATGCGAAGAAAGCACTTTCTATTTCAGACAGGGCTTATGTGCTTGAGACAGGAACGATCACGATGTCCGGCAAGGCGAAAGATCTGTTGGAGGATGAAGCCGTTAAAAAGGCATACTTAGGTGAATAG
- a CDS encoding AAA family ATPase — translation MGENIVITIARQYGSGGKTIGAMLAKELGINCYSREILKMASEESGINEGLFGMSDEKIKKAPWFKILNRPYDGELLTPEDRDFVSDDNLFNYQAKVIRDLAEKESCVIVGRCADYVLKENPNVVSVFIHADKKFCLERALERNSMTEKEMQKYIEKTDRFRGDFYRYHTGNEWADARNYDLCLNSGKLGFQKCVEEIKSYIKIRFNDKN, via the coding sequence ATGGGTGAGAATATTGTAATTACGATCGCCAGGCAGTATGGTAGTGGTGGAAAGACGATAGGTGCAATGCTTGCAAAGGAGCTGGGAATCAACTGTTATAGCAGGGAGATCCTTAAGATGGCTTCAGAGGAAAGCGGAATTAATGAAGGCTTATTCGGGATGTCAGATGAAAAGATCAAGAAAGCTCCATGGTTTAAGATTCTGAACCGTCCGTATGACGGAGAGCTTCTTACTCCTGAAGACAGAGATTTTGTATCAGATGATAACCTGTTCAATTATCAGGCAAAGGTGATCCGGGATCTGGCAGAAAAGGAATCCTGTGTAATCGTAGGAAGATGTGCAGATTATGTCCTGAAAGAAAATCCGAATGTAGTCAGTGTCTTTATACATGCAGATAAGAAGTTCTGCCTGGAGCGTGCTTTAGAGCGTAACAGCATGACAGAAAAAGAGATGCAGAAATATATTGAAAAGACGGATCGGTTCAGAGGTGATTTCTACAGATATCATACCGGAAATGAATGGGCAGATGCAAGGAATTATGATTTATGTCTTAACAGTGGAAAACTTGGATTCCAAAAGTGCGTAGAAGAAATTAAATCGTATATTAAGATACGATTTAATGACAAAAATTAA
- a CDS encoding 5-formyltetrahydrofolate cyclo-ligase: MDTKNEIIKEQKKELRTKVKEKISKLSRRETEESDKKILHQIKSLAEYKNADTIFCYVSTEKEINTIPLLQEILDSGKRLGVPKCTGKGIMDAYEIQNLEQLKIGSYGILEPGEECDIILDPTEIQFAIIPCISCNRKGERLGHGGGYYDRYLEKMPEDCEKAILCRESLMCDEIPTEEHDERMDLVISENGIIRIKKEVCEI; this comes from the coding sequence ATGGATACAAAAAATGAAATAATAAAAGAACAAAAGAAAGAATTAAGAACTAAAGTAAAGGAAAAAATATCTAAACTATCCAGACGAGAAACTGAAGAGTCGGATAAAAAAATCCTGCATCAGATAAAATCTCTTGCAGAATATAAAAATGCCGACACAATTTTCTGTTATGTCAGTACAGAAAAAGAAATTAATACCATTCCGCTTTTGCAGGAAATACTGGACAGTGGAAAAAGACTGGGTGTTCCTAAATGTACCGGAAAAGGAATAATGGATGCCTATGAAATTCAGAATTTAGAACAGTTAAAAATTGGATCCTACGGAATCCTGGAGCCGGGAGAAGAATGTGATATCATCCTTGATCCGACAGAAATCCAGTTTGCGATCATCCCATGTATTTCCTGTAACCGGAAGGGTGAACGGCTCGGACATGGCGGGGGGTATTATGACCGTTATCTTGAGAAAATGCCGGAAGACTGTGAAAAAGCAATTCTGTGCAGAGAAAGTCTGATGTGTGATGAAATTCCAACAGAGGAACATGATGAGCGGATGGATCTGGTGATATCAGAAAACGGGATTATCAGAATAAAAAAAGAGGTGTGCGAAATATGA
- the lepB gene encoding signal peptidase I, whose translation MNIRHKRKEKEESVSTARELFQWVAAIVAAVLIALAIDNFVIVNAQIPSGSMENTIMTGDRVIGNRFAYSFSDPQRFDIIIFRYPDDESQLFIKRIIGLPGETVEIRDGKIYLNGSDEPLEDVQTKETMVGSFGPYTVPENSYFVMGDNRNDSKDSRYWTNTFVTKDEILGKAIFRYWPISEFKILE comes from the coding sequence ATGAATATACGGCATAAAAGAAAAGAGAAAGAAGAGTCAGTTTCCACAGCAAGAGAATTATTTCAGTGGGTAGCCGCCATTGTTGCTGCTGTTCTGATTGCACTGGCTATAGATAATTTCGTTATTGTAAATGCTCAGATTCCTTCCGGATCTATGGAAAATACGATTATGACCGGTGACCGCGTCATTGGGAACCGGTTTGCATACAGTTTCAGCGATCCGCAGCGGTTTGATATTATTATTTTCCGCTATCCGGATGACGAAAGTCAGTTATTCATCAAAAGGATCATCGGACTTCCCGGAGAAACGGTTGAGATCCGGGATGGAAAGATCTATCTGAATGGTTCTGATGAACCACTTGAGGATGTGCAGACGAAAGAAACCATGGTCGGATCTTTCGGTCCGTATACAGTACCGGAGAACAGTTATTTTGTCATGGGAGACAACCGCAATGACTCCAAAGATTCTCGCTACTGGACCAATACTTTTGTTACAAAAGATGAGATTCTCGGAAAGGCGATCTTCCGCTACTGGCCGATTTCTGAATTTAAAATTCTTGAATAA
- a CDS encoding DNA/RNA non-specific endonuclease: protein MKDKKRRTYGFLTGLLLILSVCLTSCGNQGQTDSGKDSNTQSGTKVAAEDHSAEEKGSDSESYVTVDDVPAYSGEPYVEVNDNQPEFTEEELTTVSYEEYSELDELGRCQSAEACIGQDLMPTETRESISSVKPTGWKNKSYDTVDGGYVYNRCHLIGFQLTGENANEENLITGTRYMNVEGMLPFEDEVAAYIKETDNHVMYRVTPVFEGDDLVASGVQMQAESVEDDGVGISFNVYVYNVQPYVVIDYKTGENWEGDEIAEPEGKWADGTEADPSDSKSDSKSDSKINAKTDSAATSKAEAKDTKEQTYILNKNTKKFHKPECSGAKKIKAKNKGEYTGSRQTLIDEGYEPCGNCNP, encoded by the coding sequence ATGAAAGATAAAAAGAGAAGAACTTATGGTTTTCTGACCGGATTGCTGCTGATCCTGTCAGTATGTCTGACTTCCTGCGGTAACCAGGGGCAGACAGATTCAGGGAAAGACAGCAATACTCAGTCAGGCACGAAAGTGGCTGCGGAAGATCATTCTGCCGAAGAAAAGGGTTCAGACAGTGAATCCTATGTGACGGTTGATGATGTTCCGGCATATTCAGGAGAGCCATATGTGGAGGTAAATGATAATCAGCCGGAGTTTACGGAAGAAGAGCTTACGACAGTATCCTATGAGGAATACAGTGAACTGGATGAGCTTGGAAGATGTCAGTCGGCAGAAGCGTGCATCGGACAGGATCTGATGCCGACAGAAACGAGGGAGAGTATCAGCAGTGTGAAGCCGACCGGCTGGAAGAATAAATCCTATGATACCGTGGATGGTGGATATGTGTATAACCGTTGTCACCTGATCGGATTCCAGTTGACAGGTGAGAATGCAAATGAAGAGAATCTGATCACAGGAACACGCTATATGAATGTAGAAGGTATGCTGCCTTTCGAGGATGAGGTGGCAGCGTATATCAAAGAAACCGACAATCATGTGATGTACCGTGTGACACCGGTTTTTGAGGGGGATGACCTGGTTGCCTCAGGAGTACAGATGCAGGCAGAGTCAGTAGAAGATGATGGAGTGGGAATCAGCTTTAATGTATATGTATATAATGTACAGCCGTATGTAGTGATTGATTATAAAACCGGAGAAAACTGGGAAGGTGATGAGATTGCAGAGCCAGAAGGAAAATGGGCAGACGGTACAGAAGCAGATCCTTCAGATTCAAAATCAGATTCAAAATCAGATTCAAAGATAAATGCAAAGACAGATTCTGCGGCAACGTCAAAGGCAGAGGCAAAAGATACGAAGGAGCAGACGTATATTCTCAATAAGAATACAAAGAAATTTCATAAACCGGAATGTTCTGGTGCAAAGAAGATCAAGGCTAAAAATAAAGGTGAATATACGGGTTCAAGACAGACGTTGATCGATGAAGGATATGAACCCTGTGGAAATTGTAATCCTTAG
- a CDS encoding MATE family efflux transporter — MEQTYMKEQPILNLLLKMSLPMVVSMLVNSLYNIVDSFFVAKISENAMTALSLVFPVQNLINAVMIGFGIGINAVISFYLGAADQKKAAQAASQGMLLGTFHGILLMIICLVVIHPFLSLFTNDTEIITLGLRYSKIVFLFSVFFAWELVFEKVFQAVGKMNVSMICLMSGCLVNIFLDPVLIFGLGPFPSLGIEGAALATGLGQTFSAILYLIFYIVDPISVKFRRAYFKPDASLCKKMYSIGIPASLNMALPSLLISSLNVILAGFGQSYVFVLGVYYKLQTFLYLPANGVIQGMRPLIGYNYGAKEHHRVNKIYQTSLILVLAIMAIGTVLCLCIPGTLIHLFTTTPATIKIGSSALRIICLGFLVSSISVTSSGALEGLGMGLPSLIISLCRYTLIIIPLAFLLSLLQGASGVWHAFWITEAITAIISYWIYHKKVRAL; from the coding sequence ATGGAACAAACTTATATGAAAGAACAACCAATCCTGAACCTTCTGTTAAAAATGTCATTACCAATGGTTGTGTCTATGCTCGTAAATTCACTTTATAATATCGTTGACAGCTTTTTTGTTGCTAAGATCAGTGAAAATGCAATGACCGCACTTTCTTTGGTATTCCCTGTTCAAAATCTGATCAATGCAGTTATGATCGGTTTTGGAATCGGGATTAATGCCGTCATTTCCTTTTATCTGGGAGCAGCAGATCAGAAAAAGGCAGCTCAGGCAGCAAGTCAGGGAATGCTCCTCGGAACATTTCACGGTATTCTCTTGATGATTATCTGCCTTGTAGTTATCCACCCTTTTCTCAGTCTCTTTACCAACGATACAGAAATTATCACTTTAGGGCTTCGTTATTCAAAAATCGTATTTTTATTTTCTGTATTTTTTGCATGGGAACTGGTATTTGAAAAGGTTTTTCAAGCTGTTGGTAAAATGAATGTCTCCATGATCTGTCTGATGAGCGGATGCCTTGTCAACATTTTTCTCGATCCGGTCCTGATCTTTGGACTTGGACCATTTCCTTCACTTGGGATCGAAGGTGCAGCACTCGCAACAGGCCTCGGACAGACATTCAGTGCGATCCTTTATCTTATTTTTTACATAGTCGATCCAATCTCTGTAAAATTCAGAAGAGCTTATTTTAAACCGGATGCTTCACTTTGTAAAAAAATGTACTCCATCGGGATTCCTGCAAGTCTGAACATGGCACTTCCTTCCCTGCTTATTTCATCATTAAATGTAATCCTGGCAGGCTTCGGTCAATCTTATGTCTTTGTGCTTGGAGTCTATTACAAATTACAGACCTTCTTATACCTTCCTGCTAACGGAGTCATCCAGGGGATGCGGCCACTGATCGGATATAATTATGGTGCAAAGGAACATCATCGTGTAAATAAGATTTATCAGACTTCTTTGATCCTTGTTCTGGCAATCATGGCAATTGGAACTGTCCTGTGCTTATGCATTCCCGGAACTCTGATCCATCTGTTCACAACTACACCTGCAACCATAAAGATTGGTTCCTCTGCTCTTCGTATTATCTGCCTCGGATTCCTTGTATCTTCTATTTCAGTTACAAGTTCGGGAGCTTTAGAAGGACTTGGAATGGGATTACCATCCCTCATTATCTCGCTCTGCCGTTATACGCTGATCATCATTCCACTGGCTTTTCTTTTAAGCCTGCTGCAGGGGGCATCCGGCGTCTGGCACGCATTTTGGATCACTGAGGCAATTACTGCAATTATTTCTTACTGGATCTACCATAAGAAAGTAAGAGCTTTGTAA